The following proteins come from a genomic window of Megalobrama amblycephala isolate DHTTF-2021 linkage group LG1, ASM1881202v1, whole genome shotgun sequence:
- the grifin gene encoding grifin isoform X1, translated as MVFLLEKFEASCPEGLCPGWSIILKGETPAEASKFEINFLCERDDKVAFHFNPRFTESDIICNSYMANHWGQEERCSSFPLGVEEPFQIEIYSDDDNFYVYIDETKVMQYKHRVEELKTITKVQVVNDVNISSLEITKKHFY; from the exons TTTGAGGCATCCTGTCCTGAAGGTCTGTGTCCAGGATGGAGTATTATCCTGAAAGGAGAGACTCCAGCAGAGGCCAGCAA GTTTGAAATCAATTTCCTGTGTGAACGCGATGACAAAGTAGCTTTCCATTTCAATCCCCGCTTCACTGAATCAGATATCATCTGCAACTCCTATATGGCCAACCACTGGGGGCAAGAGGAGAGGTGCAGCAGCTTCCCCTTGGGAGTAGAGGAGCCTTTCCAG ATTGAAATTTACTCTGACGATGATAACTTCTACGTTTACATTGACGAAACCAAGGTGATGCAGTATAAGCACCGGGTGGAAGAACTGAAGACCATCACAAAAGTACAAGTGGTGAATGATGTCAATATCTCCTCTTTAGAGATCACCAAAAAACACTTCTACTGA
- the grifin gene encoding grifin isoform X2, protein MTLRFEASCPEGLCPGWSIILKGETPAEASKFEINFLCERDDKVAFHFNPRFTESDIICNSYMANHWGQEERCSSFPLGVEEPFQIEIYSDDDNFYVYIDETKVMQYKHRVEELKTITKVQVVNDVNISSLEITKKHFY, encoded by the exons ATGACATTACGG TTTGAGGCATCCTGTCCTGAAGGTCTGTGTCCAGGATGGAGTATTATCCTGAAAGGAGAGACTCCAGCAGAGGCCAGCAA GTTTGAAATCAATTTCCTGTGTGAACGCGATGACAAAGTAGCTTTCCATTTCAATCCCCGCTTCACTGAATCAGATATCATCTGCAACTCCTATATGGCCAACCACTGGGGGCAAGAGGAGAGGTGCAGCAGCTTCCCCTTGGGAGTAGAGGAGCCTTTCCAG ATTGAAATTTACTCTGACGATGATAACTTCTACGTTTACATTGACGAAACCAAGGTGATGCAGTATAAGCACCGGGTGGAAGAACTGAAGACCATCACAAAAGTACAAGTGGTGAATGATGTCAATATCTCCTCTTTAGAGATCACCAAAAAACACTTCTACTGA